A genomic segment from Alteribacillus bidgolensis encodes:
- the gerQ gene encoding spore coat protein GerQ, whose translation MYSYYPWYGYPVQGYETPSPYDMMRQGNGNGMYGYGMNGMNGMNGMNGMNGMNGMNGMNGTNGMNGMNGADMLPIEQSYIENILRLNRGKPATVYMTFENNPEWQARVFHGIIDEAGRDHIILRDERNNKWYLLLMVYLDYIVFDEEIEYQYPFEDGPGAFQE comes from the coding sequence ATGTATAGTTACTATCCATGGTATGGTTATCCAGTTCAAGGTTACGAAACTCCCTCCCCTTATGACATGATGCGGCAAGGAAACGGCAATGGCATGTACGGATATGGGATGAATGGCATGAATGGGATGAATGGCATGAACGGCATGAACGGCATGAATGGCATGAATGGGATGAATGGCACGAACGGCATGAATGGCATGAATGGTGCGGATATGCTTCCAATTGAACAATCTTACATCGAAAACATTTTGCGGCTGAATCGCGGGAAACCTGCAACAGTTTATATGACATTTGAAAATAATCCAGAATGGCAAGCAAGGGTTTTCCATGGAATTATAGATGAAGCCGGCCGAGACCATATTATATTAAGAGATGAACGAAATAATAAATGGTATTTACTATTAATGGTGTATTTAGACTATATCGTTTTTGATGAAGAAATTGAATACCAGTATCCATTTGAAGACGGCCCTGGTGCTTTTCAAGAATAA